A window from Luteolibacter flavescens encodes these proteins:
- a CDS encoding SDR family oxidoreductase gives MHREPTVSLDDYRILVTGGTTGIGRATALELAAKGAKVLITGTDPSHLEDALDSFARAPGEITGVLADLGTKEGVLEVFAAVDQQLGGLDIAILNAGIAESGPLLEMSHDICHEIVNVNLGGYISCALESLKRMSGEGGQIILIGSMSAEECGKNAATYVASKSGVRGFAKSLRKEANPLGIRVSLIEPGKTGSDMQDSPPSEQEEAQEEMKMLTAEDVARSVMFVLSQPDRCDIVMLQLRPRLEEI, from the coding sequence ATGCATCGAGAACCTACGGTATCATTGGACGACTATCGAATCCTGGTGACGGGCGGGACCACTGGCATTGGTCGCGCGACCGCCCTTGAGCTCGCGGCGAAGGGCGCGAAGGTGCTGATCACCGGCACCGATCCGTCACACCTGGAGGACGCCTTGGATTCTTTCGCCCGCGCGCCGGGCGAGATAACAGGGGTTCTCGCTGACCTCGGGACCAAGGAGGGCGTCCTTGAAGTCTTTGCCGCCGTGGATCAGCAGCTCGGCGGCTTGGACATCGCGATTCTCAACGCGGGCATCGCCGAGTCCGGCCCGCTCTTGGAAATGAGCCACGACATCTGTCACGAGATTGTGAACGTGAATCTAGGCGGCTACATCTCCTGTGCCCTTGAATCGCTGAAGCGAATGAGCGGTGAGGGAGGGCAGATCATCCTGATTGGATCGATGAGCGCTGAAGAGTGCGGGAAGAATGCAGCCACCTACGTGGCCTCGAAATCCGGCGTCCGGGGCTTTGCGAAGTCGCTGCGGAAGGAGGCCAACCCGCTGGGCATTCGCGTCTCACTGATCGAGCCGGGTAAAACGGGGTCGGACATGCAGGATTCGCCACCATCCGAGCAGGAGGAGGCGCAGGAAGAAATGAAGATGCTCACGGCGGAGGATGTCGCTCGGAGCGTTATGTTTGTCCTGAGCCAGCCTGACCGATGTGACATCGTCATGCTCCAGCTCCGCCCAAGGCTGGAGGAGATCTGA
- a CDS encoding ferritin-like domain-containing protein has protein sequence MAKLTTVEVLLAQEIKDLYNAETQLVKALPKMAKAASNPDLRDAFKTHLEETKVHVQRLEEVAELLGISPKGKVCKAMKGLVEEGSETIEEDGDGTVKDLALIGAAQRVEHYEIAGYGTVRALAELLGLKDVVKILQTTLDEEGTTDKNLTALAEQIGPVALEGAAAE, from the coding sequence ATGGCCAAACTCACAACAGTCGAAGTATTACTCGCCCAGGAGATCAAGGATCTCTACAACGCCGAGACCCAGCTCGTGAAGGCGCTGCCAAAGATGGCGAAGGCTGCGAGCAATCCGGATCTCCGCGATGCATTCAAGACCCATCTCGAAGAAACCAAGGTCCACGTGCAACGCTTGGAAGAGGTCGCCGAGCTTCTCGGAATTTCCCCCAAGGGCAAGGTCTGCAAGGCGATGAAAGGCCTCGTGGAAGAGGGCTCCGAAACCATCGAAGAAGATGGCGACGGAACAGTGAAAGACCTCGCCCTCATCGGAGCGGCACAGCGGGTCGAGCACTATGAAATCGCCGGCTACGGGACCGTGCGAGCCCTCGCTGAATTGCTCGGCTTGAAAGACGTCGTGAAGATTCTTCAGACCACGCTCGATGAGGAGGGAACCACCGACAAGAACCTCACCGCGCTGGCAGAACAGATCGGCCCCGTAGCACTTGAGGGTGCCGCGGCGGAGTAA